Proteins from a genomic interval of Onychostoma macrolepis isolate SWU-2019 chromosome 17, ASM1243209v1, whole genome shotgun sequence:
- the LOC131523254 gene encoding protein TUNAR-like, giving the protein MLCKIGVRGKLQTSPRKMVNTALSDEEKGIQDKESKEESILAMLGIIGTILNLVVIIFVYIYTTL; this is encoded by the exons ATGCTGTGCAAG ATTGGTGTGAGAGGAAAACTGCAGACTTCTCCAAGGAAAATGGTAAACACTGCTCTGAGTGATGAGGAGAAGGGCATTCAAGACAAGGAAAGCAAGGAAGAGTCCATTCTGGCCATGCTGGGAATCATCGGGACGATCCTCAACCTCGTCGTCATCATCTTTGTCTACATCTACACCACTCTGTGA